From a region of the Longimicrobium sp. genome:
- a CDS encoding M13 family metallopeptidase, giving the protein MTPPKQLRLPRRLGVVGALVATGLAGTLAAQTGTPALGFDRRNFDTTVRPQDDFFRYVNGGWLKTTQIPADRSSFGSFVELRDRSEESLRAIIDEAAAARNAQPGSETQKVGDLYRSFMDSARIEAAGITPIRPELARIAALSDRAALPELFAHLQRIGVQTPFGFGVGQDARQATRYIASAGQSGLGLPDRDYYLKQDAKLVAARAAYQTYVETLLRLAGDRNPAAGARAVLALETALAEKQWDRARSRDREASYNLRTVAQLDSMMPGFSWTRFLRAVGAESTPGVVVRQPDYMTAMNQIIAATPVPVLRQYLTVKLVDNYASALSSPFVNAQFAYRGKALQGLEANRPRWKRGVGLVEGALGEAAGRLYVQRNFRPESRARMQELVGNLRSAFQTAIDSLEWMSPETKVQAQAKLAKFNVKIGYPDQWRDYSALTIRPGDLPGNLRRIAEFGHNRMVRRLGQPIDRAEWGMTPQTVNAYYSPTMNEIVFPAAILQPPFFNPAADDAVNYGGIGAVIGHEISHGFDDQGRRSDGEGNLRDWWTEADNDAFKQRADALVAQYAAFSPAPGLNLNGRLTLGENIGDLSGIAMAYRAYKKSLNGREAPVIDGLTGDQRFFIGFAQIWRTLMREDALRQQVMTDPHSPGEYRTNGVLRNIPEFYAAFNVQPGDKMYLPPEQRVRIW; this is encoded by the coding sequence ATGACACCTCCCAAGCAGCTCCGCCTGCCGCGGCGCCTCGGCGTCGTGGGCGCGCTGGTGGCGACCGGCCTCGCCGGCACGCTCGCCGCGCAGACGGGCACCCCCGCGCTCGGCTTCGACCGCCGCAACTTCGACACGACCGTTCGCCCGCAGGACGACTTCTTCCGCTACGTGAACGGCGGCTGGCTCAAGACCACGCAGATCCCGGCCGACCGCTCCAGCTTCGGCTCCTTCGTGGAGCTGCGCGACCGCAGCGAAGAGTCGCTCCGCGCCATCATCGACGAGGCCGCCGCCGCGCGCAACGCGCAGCCGGGCTCCGAGACGCAGAAGGTGGGCGACCTGTACCGCAGCTTCATGGACTCGGCGCGCATCGAGGCGGCCGGCATCACGCCCATCCGCCCCGAGCTGGCCCGCATCGCCGCGCTCAGCGACCGCGCCGCGCTCCCGGAGCTCTTTGCGCACCTGCAGCGCATCGGCGTGCAGACGCCGTTCGGCTTCGGCGTGGGGCAGGATGCCCGCCAGGCCACGCGCTACATCGCCTCCGCGGGGCAGAGCGGGCTCGGGCTTCCGGACCGCGACTACTACCTGAAGCAGGACGCCAAGCTCGTCGCCGCCCGCGCCGCGTACCAGACGTACGTGGAGACGCTGCTGCGCCTGGCCGGCGACCGCAACCCCGCCGCGGGCGCTCGCGCCGTGCTCGCGCTGGAGACGGCGCTGGCCGAGAAGCAGTGGGACCGCGCCCGCAGCCGCGACCGCGAGGCGAGCTACAACCTGCGCACCGTCGCGCAGCTCGACTCCATGATGCCGGGCTTCTCCTGGACCCGCTTCCTGCGCGCGGTCGGCGCGGAGAGCACGCCGGGCGTCGTCGTGCGCCAGCCGGACTACATGACGGCGATGAACCAGATCATCGCCGCCACGCCGGTGCCGGTGCTGCGCCAGTACCTGACGGTCAAGCTGGTCGACAACTACGCGTCGGCGCTCAGCTCGCCCTTCGTCAACGCCCAGTTCGCGTACCGCGGCAAGGCGCTGCAGGGGCTGGAGGCGAACCGCCCCCGCTGGAAGCGCGGCGTCGGCCTGGTGGAGGGCGCCCTGGGCGAGGCCGCCGGCCGCCTGTACGTGCAGCGCAACTTCCGCCCGGAGAGCCGCGCGCGGATGCAGGAGCTCGTGGGCAACCTCCGCTCCGCCTTCCAGACGGCCATCGACTCCCTGGAGTGGATGAGCCCCGAGACCAAGGTGCAGGCGCAGGCCAAGCTGGCGAAGTTCAACGTCAAGATCGGCTACCCGGACCAGTGGCGTGACTACTCGGCGCTCACGATCCGCCCGGGCGACCTGCCGGGCAACCTGCGCCGCATCGCCGAGTTCGGCCACAACCGCATGGTGCGCCGCCTGGGGCAGCCCATCGACCGCGCGGAGTGGGGGATGACCCCGCAGACGGTGAACGCGTACTACTCGCCGACGATGAACGAGATCGTCTTTCCCGCGGCGATCCTGCAGCCTCCCTTCTTCAACCCGGCCGCCGACGACGCGGTGAACTACGGGGGAATCGGGGCGGTGATCGGCCACGAGATCAGCCACGGCTTCGACGACCAGGGCCGCCGCTCCGACGGCGAGGGCAACCTGCGCGACTGGTGGACCGAGGCGGACAACGACGCCTTCAAGCAGCGTGCGGACGCCCTGGTGGCGCAGTACGCCGCCTTCAGCCCGGCGCCGGGCCTCAACCTCAACGGCCGCCTCACCCTGGGCGAGAACATCGGCGACCTGAGCGGCATCGCGATGGCGTACCGCGCCTACAAGAAGTCGCTGAACGGCCGCGAGGCCCCGGTGATCGACGGCCTCACGGGCGACCAGCGCTTCTTCATCGGCTTCGCGCAGATCTGGCGCACGCTGATGCGCGAGGACGCCCTGCGCCAGCAGGTGATGACCGACCCGCACTCGCCGGGCGAGTACCGCACCAACGGCGTCCTCCGCAACATCCCGGAGTTCTACGCCGCCTTCAACGTCCAGCCCGGCGACAAGATGTACCTGCCGCCCGAGCAGCGCGTGAGGATTTGGTAA